One Falco peregrinus isolate bFalPer1 chromosome 10, bFalPer1.pri, whole genome shotgun sequence genomic window, CAGGCTGGCTTTCCTACCCTGGCACCCTTGGTCCTGGCAGCCTAGTTTCTCATGGAGGACTGCTTGTCCTTGGCGGGAGGGGACCGTGTGGAGCCTCTGTAATGAGTCAGGGCTGAGACTGAGCCAGAAAAGCACAGAATCCACATCAACAGAGGCCACAGCCAGATGGAGTGAGGGCTCTGGACTGAGCTTAGTGACTCTCGACATCTGACTGGGAGTGACTGGCCCCAGGTGAGGCTTGTCATGGCCATTAAGGTCTATTAGTGCACTCAGGCCCTTGAAATCATGGGATAAGTCGTATTAAAACCAGGCAGTGTTTAAGGGTgaaggtgcaggagcagcctgggggctgctggtACTCCagtgcctgaaaaaaaatcccctggGTTGCACCACGTGCCTGGCAGCCGCTGGGCCAGTCCAGCAGGTACACAGCAGCACCTGGccagccctcccaccccaaGGCAGAGACAAGCTCTGGTGGCTGTGCGATTACGGGCAGCTGGCATGCTGTGGCATGGTCAGGGTTTGGGATGATCTGGGCTTGTTGGGCTGTGACAAAACATCCTAGCTTTACTTTTTCCCAAAACCACAGTGCTTTTCATCCAAGTGGTTCTTGCAGCTGTTGGGATCCTCCTCTGCAGGCCATGGAAGAGTAGGGCAGCAACTGTGTGTATCTGTGGCTTCTTCCCACATGCATACGCGTGTGCTAGAAGTTGCTCCTGACTCACCTGCAGGACCTTCCACAAGCTGCTTGGTGCCACCCACCATCACCAGTGCATGGCCCTGCTGGCtcacaggctgcccagccacCCTCTCAcctcagctctgcctctgcccaccTCTGCCAGCAAGACCTCTGATCTCCTTTTGTGCTTGTGTCCATCGCTCCTTGTCACTCGTCACTGGCCGAGGTGCCAGCCTGGTGATAGGAAGGAGGAGACTGGTGCTTTCTGCTCAGCTTGTCCCACAGCACAGGCACCTCTGCCCGCTGTGGAAGCCCTGAACAGATGTGTCCACATGCCCTGCCCACCACACCGCACATCCCAGGTGCTTGCCAGATGCGGGGGGCTGTGGCTTCCCCATGGACAGCAACAAGCCATCCTTGACTGAAATGCCATGGCTTGACCCTGGTGCACTCCCGTGGTTCCCTGTGGCTGATGGCAACGGTTTGGTCGGGCCATGAGCCCAAGCACAGTGGGGACAAAGTCCAGGGCTGCGCAGCCTCTCGTAGCTGCCAAGGGAGAAGGGCAAATTTGAAGACAACCTGCGCAGAGGTTTCATACCACAGTGGTTGGGTTGAGGGCTGGGGTAAAGTCTCCTGTACCTGTTGCCCCTGGACAGTCCCTGCTGAACTTAGAAAAGAGCCAGAAGCCAGCTGAGAGCGGAGCAGGGAGGGTGGCACTGCCAGTGCTGCCCCCTCGCCATCCCCGTGCCAATCCCCTTGCCCGGTAAGAGATGCTTTCAATGCTTTtcagcaggcaggcacagcGTGGGGGCTGACAGCTCGACACCTCTGCCCCCGGCAGAGATCAGCCCTAGCCAACACTGAGGGACAGGAGGAGCTTTATTATACTTACTGCAAACATATTACGAGTCTTGGAATGTTAAAAtggtttcagctgcagagcttggcccctctgcagccctgcgCCTTGCTCAGCTCTGGGGTGAAGCTCCCCGGACACAGGAGAGCAAatttctcctgcagcccccaggggctgtgcagccacCGATGTGCCAGAAGCCAGCGGTGGGCTCCCCAGCCACCTGCTCCGTGCCTCCAGCTGCCCGGGAGAGCCTTTTCCTAACCagtcccaccaccccagcaccaCTGACACCCCAGCAGCATGGTGCTTCTCACACCCGGGTCCTGCTGGCCCAGGAGCCAGCCGTGGGGATGCTATGCTCATGTGCCCAGCCCAGGgccacggggcgggggggggggggggtggtgacgtggtgctgggtgccaccagagcagccagtgctgcGTGTGCCCCGGGTATCGGCATAAACAGGGTTGGGCTAATCCTGATAATTCCAAAGGTTAACATTCAGGGCAGTGTTTGCTTACGCAGTGTCCATGCCACAAGGGCCAGCTGCgtctctgcctctcctgcagccccgTGTCCCTACGGTGTCCCAGCACGGGGGCTCCCAGCAAGGCGCCTGCGGTGGCTCCTTACACCACCATCCCAGGCTGTAGCAAGAGCTGCTGCCGGAAGAGccaagcaggcagctgggagccagccaGGTACAGCCTTCCTCTCCCCGGCCCCGTGGGAGGCGTGACGGAGGGGGAGGCCCTGCTCACGGCCACTGCGCACCATAAAGCCAAGCCACCGTCGGGCGTCACGGGTTGGGACAACCCGGCAGGGGCTCTCCTGTGGCTCCGTGCTTGCCGCTGgccttccctgggcagcaggtCGGTTGCAGTCCCCGGTCCCTGTGGGTCACTGGcatgctgtgggtgctggggtcgCACAACAGGCATCTCCCCGGGGAAGGGAGAGGGCAAAGGGCAGGTGGAGGGGCTGTTGCCCACCCTGGAGGGAGCCGTCGGTCCCCGCGGCAGAACGGGGCACTCTGGCACTCCTCCACCACGGGGACGTAGCGTGGGTGAGAGATTTGGAGGCTCCCTGGCACTCGGTAGCATTTCCCCTCATGGCATTCAGGGGCAATACCGTGGTGGTGCAAAACCCCAGCACTGGCCAGGTCCCTGCCGGGGAGGGGGACAGCAGTTGCTTCACAGCTGCCCCGGACAAATTTTTGGGGGGCTACCTCTCAGCTTGGGACCTCTTTGGTGCACAGGGCCAAAATTTTGCATGGCTGCACCCCTCACCCCCACTCTCCGGCACTGTCCCCAGGCAAAGACCCCGTGGCGGAGGGCAGCATGGCGAAGAGAGTGGCCATCATTGGAGGGGGCAGCAGCGGGCTGTGCGCCATCAAAGCCTGCCTGCAAGAGGGGCTGGAACCCGTCTGCTTCGAGAGGACAGGGGACATCGGGGGGCTCTGGAGGTTTGAGGTaagccctgctggccacgtgtcctgctggggggcagcaccacagcagctggagaccAGTGGCAGCTGGTAGTGTTGCACACAGCCAGCCACGGCAGGGTCCTGGGGGCGAGGTTGAGGGTAGGGGCTTCACACAAAGGGCCGCCACGTcagccctggccagccctgAGCCGTGTCCCGCTCCCGCAGGAGCACCCCGAGGAGGGCCGTGCCAGCATCTATCGCTCCGTCATCATCAACACCTCCAAGGAGATGATGTGCTTCAGTGACTTCCCCATCCCCGACGACTTCCCCAACTACATGCACAACTCCAAGATCATGGAATACTTCCGCATGTACGCCCGGCACTTCGACCTGCTCCGCCACATTCGCTTCAGGGTGAGAGGTGGGGGCTCCGGGGGGCAGTGGCGGCGGGGCCAGGGGGCACGGGGTGCCTGactctgcctcccctgcccccagacCAGCGTGTGCCGGGTGTCCAAGCACCCCGACTTCGCCACCACGGGCCAGTGGGACGTGGTGACGGAGCGTGATGGGAAGCAGGAGGCGGCCGTCTTTGACGCTGTGCTGGTGTGCACCGGGCACCACACGGAGGCACATCTCCCGCTGAACACCTTCCCAGGTACCGCCCCGTGGGCTGGCCAAGGAGAGACCCCAGCAAGCCCAGTTGTGGCGGTCTCTGttcttcctgctgctcctcctcctaGCCCCAGCATTTCCCTACCTTGCTTTGGCTCCAGGAGCAGTCCCACGCTCCCCAGAAGGGGTCTGGTGGGGCCAGGGAGCATCCCCATTTCAGATTTTGAGGAGGTGACCCTCCAGCTCAGTGGCAAGAAGCCAAgcatccctcctccctgcccacagGAATCGAGAAGTTCAAGGGCTTCTACCTCCACAGCCGAGACTACAAGGACGCTTGGGCTTTCACTGACAAGAGGGTCATTGTCATCGGGATCGGGAATTCAGGGTCGGACCTGGCCGTGGAGATCAGCCACACGGCCAAGCAGGTGAGCAGCAAGAGTGGGGTCCTGGGGGGCAGGACAGCCCCCCATGGGACACTGCTGGCTCCACAAGGACACCAGGACACAGGCTCTGGCACAGCCACTGCTCCGACCTGGCACTTGCTGGttttggcagtgctggcaccCACCAATCCCAGCCACCAGGCAACAGTGGAAGTCAAGACTTGATCCCATATGGATACCCTGATTTCCATCCCCAAGCCCCGGGCTGGCACTGCCCCTGCGGCTCTTCCCTACCTCTCCCTGCTGGGTGCTGACCGCCAGCTCATTGCCGTCCGGGTCTTCACTCAGCACTTGGGCAGCACAAAGAGGAGTGATCCTGGGGCAAGGACACGTACCCCCCTAagggcagccccccaggaccATCACAGCCTTCAGGAGCAATGCATACTTCCTTGCCCAGGTCTTCCTCAGCACCCGCCGGGGGGCATGGATCCTCAACCGCGTTGGAGATCAGGGCTACCCCATCGATGTCATCTTCACCACCCGCATGAAGGCATTCCTGAAGAAGCTGCTGAGCCCGTCCATAGTGTGCCACCTTGCCGAGAACCAGCTGAACGCCAGATTTGACCACTCGCACTATGGCCTGAAGCCAAAGCACAGGTGCCAGCAAatgctccccctgcccaggaggGGCTCTCCGCCTCCCACCATGTCCAGTCCCACTTGGCCATGCTCACTGTGCTCAGGCTGGGGCCAAGGCACCAGCCCTGGAAGTGGAGTCAGTAGCTGTGTTGTGCCCAGACAATGCTCAAGGGAGCCACCACTGCTCCTTCCAGGGACCCACAGTGTCACCAGTGCAGTGGCAGCTGCCCAGCGTCCCTGGGGGACCAGCCCCACTGGGAAtgagcatccctggggctgAGCATAcccagagcagggagcaggggctggagcaggacGTGGAGCAGAGACACACTACCCCAGTGCCCTCATGGCTCCTTGTACCTTCCAGGATCTTTAACCAGCACCCGACCGTCAATGACGACCTGCCCAACCGCATCATTTCGGGCAGGGTGCAGGTGAAGCCCAACGTTCAGGAGTTCACGGAGACATCTGCCATCTTTGAGGATGGCACCAGGGAAGACATTGATGCAGTGGTCTTTGCCACGGGGTAcagcttctccttccccttcctcgaGGGTTGCGTGAAGGTGGTGGAGAACCAGATCCCCCTCTACAAATTCATGTTCCCGCCGGACCTGGAGAAGCCGACGCTGGCTTTCATTGGCCTCATCCAGCCCCTGGGTGCCATCATGCCCATCTCGGAGCTTCAGTGTCGCTGGGCCACCCGCGTCTTCAAGGGTAAGCAAGGCAAACCtcccctgtggctgcagcctgggcttgCACCCCTGGTGCCGGCGCAAATGGTGCACCGACAtgcctgggaggcagcagccagctgtgccaTCTGGCCATGGGGAACGGCACGGCCGTCCTGCAGCTGTGGTGGtgagctgggcttttgcctgagcagcacagggacaTCTGTACCCTGAGCCCCATGGGCTACTCCTTCCCATCCCAAGGAGCCTGGACATGCCGCAGGTGCCAGACTGCCAGCCATGGTGGTGCCAGCAAGAGCAGCACCACAGTGGCCATTGTTGCCAGCGGGGTGCAGCACCCCCATGCTGTGGCTTATCCTCCCTAGGGCTGAACAAGCTTCCCCCACGGCACGACATGGAGGCTGACATcaagaagaagagagaagcGATGGCGAAGGAGTAAGACCCTCCTCAGGGAACAGGGAGGGAGCTGGTTTGGGCACAGCTGCATGTAGGCACCCATCCTGTCCCCTGGCTACGTCCCAGCACATTTGGCCATGCCGACAAACGGCAGGGATGTGCCTAGCCGCACTACCCCCATCCCGCTGATTCCCTCCCGATGGCGGTCCCCCCAGTACCACCTTGCCGGCATGTGGGGCactgctgcccctgctgccagcacccacctgccctccctgcccgcaGGTACGTGAAGAGCCAGCGGCACACCATCCAGGTGGATTACATCCCTTACATGGACGAGCTCGCCTGCCAGGTGGGGGTCAAGCCCAACCTGCTCGCCCTCTTCCTCACCGACCCCAAGCTGGCGCTGGAGGTGGCCTTCGGGCCCTGCACGCCATACCAGTACCGCCTGCGGGGCCCGGGCgggtgggaaggtgccagggcGGCCATCCTCACCCAGCGACAGCGCATCATCAAGCCCCTGCAGACACGGCACGTGGAAGACCACCCCTCCGCCCCTGCCGTGCCCCTCATTTTCAAGCTGGTCGGGGCTGTGGccgtccttgcctttgtttttgcTTACTTGTAGGTGCCCTACAAGCGCGGGAAGGGAGGCTCTGCAATGTGCTGAGGGGCCTGGCTGGCCACCCCCTGTCCCATGACAGCCTGGGAACCATGGCAAGAGCCCTCCTTCTGCCTGGCACGTCCCCGCCGTGGCCACACCATGAGCTTGGGATGCACAGagtctccccagctgctggaaTAATGCCTCAGTGCCTGCTCTgcacctccctggggagctgctgccagggccaGAGGAGGAAATGCTCTCACACGAGTAAAATCCAGTCCCTCTCAGCCAGAGCTTTTGACCCAGCAGTAACACACTGGGCTTTTCTGTCACCTCTAACCCAGCCATGCCACCCCTGGCCCATTCACACAATAGCTAAATAGCACAGCAGACTTCCTAACTGGATAAATGTGTTAAACAGAGACAGGCGTCTGTCCCGTTCCTGACACCACCGTGACCCCCTGCACGCCAGGGGGGATGCGCGCAGGTTTGAGGTCACGACCGTGGCAGCGTGAgttgcatgcatgcacacacatgtattCACAGCAAAACTGCTGCACTCAGGGTGTGCAGTGCCGGAGCAGGTCACAGGGGTCACAGCAGCATGGCTCAGTGCCACCCTCGTCACCAGCACACAGCCCCTCCAGAAGATGGCCGGGTGGGTTTGGGACCCAGAGAGGTGACAACGGGGTCCCGACCACCACATGCTGAGGCTGGCATAGCTGCTGGCTACCAGTGCTCCGAGCatctcctggttttgttttccatgccATGACCTGCTGAAATATGGAGCTCAGCCGCATCTCACCCCCCACACCCACGAAGTCCCAGGGCAGCGTCGGCACCATTAAGCACTTACAGCACCTAATAAAACTCTTGCAGCGGGTGGGCGCGGGCAGGAGGTGTGGCACGGCAGCAAGGGGAACCTGTAGATCATGTCTGGAAGAAACACACCTCCTGTGACACACCAGCTGACCTCAGTCCTCCATGGGGAGCACAGGAACAGCCATCCCCAACTGAGCAGCACTGGTGTGACCTGCCAGGCTCCACACCCTCCTGAGCGCGTTTTGTCCCTGGCTGAGGcttccccagcatccctgccacAACCACACCGTGGGACATGGCTGCCCGGAGAGTAGCCATCATCGGTGCTGGTGCCTCTGGCCTGTGCGCCCTGAAATGCTGCCTGGATGAGGGGCTGGTCCCCACCTGCTTCGAGAGGAGCTGGGACATCGGGGGGCTCTGGCGCTTCGAGGTAAGCCCCgtgccctgccagcctgccccgTGGCAGCAGCACGGGTGGGACTGGGATGGATCGCTGGCAGCTAGTGAAGCACTGCTCCCTTGCTCTGCGTGGGTGCGCAGGCAGGCTTCCAAGAAAGGCCAcggaaaagaaaaagtgctcTGGTAGGGGGAGGTCCCCCTGGTGCCAGCTGGTGTACCAGCCACACCGgccctgcctccttccccccagcagcaggacagaccCTCCCTAAGGACCTTACCCCAGAGCTCGCTTTCCCATCTGACCCTGCTGTCTGTCCCAGTCCCCGTCTtacccagcccttccctggaAGTCCCAGttgctcctctccctgcccctgaGCCGTTTGCCCACAGGCACCAAGCACTGCCTCCCCTGTGCCTTGGCTCTCCCTGCCTCGGGGGAAGCCCCGGCGCTCTTTTC contains:
- the LOC101922204 gene encoding flavin-containing monooxygenase 5-like, encoding MAKRVAIIGGGSSGLCAIKACLQEGLEPVCFERTGDIGGLWRFEEHPEEGRASIYRSVIINTSKEMMCFSDFPIPDDFPNYMHNSKIMEYFRMYARHFDLLRHIRFRTSVCRVSKHPDFATTGQWDVVTERDGKQEAAVFDAVLVCTGHHTEAHLPLNTFPGIEKFKGFYLHSRDYKDAWAFTDKRVIVIGIGNSGSDLAVEISHTAKQVFLSTRRGAWILNRVGDQGYPIDVIFTTRMKAFLKKLLSPSIVCHLAENQLNARFDHSHYGLKPKHRIFNQHPTVNDDLPNRIISGRVQVKPNVQEFTETSAIFEDGTREDIDAVVFATGYSFSFPFLEGCVKVVENQIPLYKFMFPPDLEKPTLAFIGLIQPLGAIMPISELQCRWATRVFKGLNKLPPRHDMEADIKKKREAMAKEYVKSQRHTIQVDYIPYMDELACQVGVKPNLLALFLTDPKLALEVAFGPCTPYQYRLRGPGGWEGARAAILTQRQRIIKPLQTRHVEDHPSAPAVPLIFKLVGAVAVLAFVFAYL